Proteins from a single region of Chlorocebus sabaeus isolate Y175 chromosome 25, mChlSab1.0.hap1, whole genome shotgun sequence:
- the LOC103230932 gene encoding LOW QUALITY PROTEIN: putative olfactory receptor 2W5 (The sequence of the model RefSeq protein was modified relative to this genomic sequence to represent the inferred CDS: inserted 2 bases in 2 codons), whose amino-acid sequence MGKDNASDLQAFILVGFSDWPGLEKILFAVILIFYILTLVGNTAIILLLVVDVRLHTPMYFFLGNLSFLDLCFTTSIAPQLLWNMWGPEKTITYHGCVAQLYIFMVLGSTECILLVVMSYDRYVAVCRPLYYTAVMHPRLFLQLVTVAWCCGFLNSFIMCPQTMQLSRCGRRRMDHFLCEMPALIAMSCEETVLMEAXHLCPGDGSPPGAPLPHPHLLWCDCGRGAEDEVSSRAKXSLPHLLFSPHSGLSLLRNHHLRVPEASQQLLPRSGEVPDSLIHHCHSQHQPPHLHSEEQRCEGGHEETSGVGERDWQASVRGTL is encoded by the exons ATGGGAAAGGACAATGCCAGTGACCTACAGGCATTCATCCTGGTGGGCTTTTCTGATTGGCCTGGACTGGAGAAAATTCTCTTTGCTGTTATCTTGATCTTCTACATCCTGACCCTGGTGGGCAACACTGCCATCATCCTCTTGCTGGTCGTGGATGTCAGGCTCCACACACCCATGTACTTCTTTCTTGGGAACCTGTCTTTCTTAGACCTCTGCTTTACAACAAGCATTGCCCCTCAGCTGCTGTGGAACATGTGGGGTCCAGAGAAGACCATCACCTACCACGGCTGTGTGGCCCAACTCTATATCTTCATGGTGCTGGGCTCCACCGAGTGCATCCTCCTAGTTGTCATGTCCTATGACCGCTATGTGGCCGTCTGCCGGCCCCTGTACTACACGGCAGTCATGCACCCACGTCTCTTCCTGCAGCTGGTGACTGTGGCCTGGTGCTGTGGCTTCCTAAACTCCTTCATCATGTGTCCTCAGACGATGCAGCTCTCACGGTGTGGACGTCGCAGGATGGACCACTTCCTGTGTGAGATGCCTGCTCTCATTGCCATGTCCTGTGAGGAAACCGTGCTGATGGAAG CTCACCTTTGCCCTGGGGATGGCTCTCCTCCTGGTGCCCCTCTCCCTCATCCTCATCTCCTATGGTGTGATTGCGGCCGCGGTGCTGAGGATGAAGTCAGCAGCAGGGCGA AAAGCCTTCCACACCTGCTCTTCTCACCTCACAGTGGTCTCTCTCTTCTACGGAACCATCATCTACGTGTACCTGAAGCCAGCCAACAGCTACTCCCAAGATCAGGGGAAGTTCCTGACT CTCTGATACACCATTGTCACTCCCAGCATCAACCCCCTCATCTACACTCTGAGGAACAAAGATGTGAAGGGGGCCATGAAGAAACTTCTGGGGTGGGAGAAAGGGACTGGCAAGCCTCAGTGAGGGGAACACTCTAG